gttgcaaatatcaaaaaatttctatatgtgacacagcaccagagttaacttagggtttttcgaaatgctgacacgccgagctcaaaaggttcgccatcactgctataggagGTGTCTTGGAATATGAGCCATGACAGGGCAAAGGTTTTTAATGCCTTTGATGAAATGTGTCTAAAGTATCGGTCAAGGCTAAGCTGCCTGCATTTGTGGGAGGTTTATCTGGACTCTGATTCCATGTTCAATGTACTCCCAGCTTGAGCTCCATTTATGTTACTTCAAAACTCTGTATCACTCTGAACTGGAAGGCCCAATTCAGGAAATCAAGTTTACCACTGGATGCAtgtagaaaaattttttttaaaaatcattgaaaacaTAGCTGCTAGCTTTGTCTCCAAGGCGAtgtcaattgtgtgtgtgtgttctcacaGAGTCAGAACTGCCTTCTTCTGAGGCAACAGAAGAGTCAGAAGGTGAGTCAACAGATGTCACCCAGAAAGTGGAACCTACAGATGAAGATACTCCTGTTATAAGTACAGTTGCTGCACTGACCACAGAAACAGTAACTGAATATGAGAATTATACCAGCATTGGTGAGGAGGATACTCAGCTAGAGCTTATACTGATGGTGTTGATCCCGTTGGTTGTCTTGGCCCTCCTACTCTTATCAGTGGTACTCATTGTAAtcaactataaaagaaaaaaatctaaacaagGTAAATATCTTGTGTGTTCCCAATCCCAGACAATTGCTTCATGGGTCAATGGACAAACACTAAAACAAAATACTTTTGCTTCTACACAGAGCTGCCTTCTAGCCAAGGATCTCAGAGTGTTTTACAGACATGTGAGTATTATCTTAATACCTGCCTAGAGTTGGGGATAAGAGAGGAGAAGGAACTGAGAGGTTTTAAGATAAGCAACAAggattatataaaactagagccctggtgcacgaaatttgtgcactgagtggggagggggggttccctcagcctggcctgcgccctctcgcagttcaggaccccttgggagatgtgtgactgccagcttaggcccaatccccctggctgtcagacattcctctcgcagtccagggctctcgcagtctgggaccacttgctcattaccacccacctgcagaggaggcaggagaggctcctgccaccacctctgtgcttgccagccatgagcccagcttctggctaagtggcgctccccctgtgggaggacactgacctccaggggcagctcctgcgttgagtgtctgcccctggtggtcagtgtgcatcatagcaaccagtcattccgcagGTCTTTCCACcatttggccaatttgcatattaggggtttattatataggataatagtaAGTCATGAATGACATATTTCAATGAAATTTTCCAGGGTTTAAAAATGccatattttgttcttttttaaaaagagaatgtttTTAGCCTAAATTGAAAGTTAATATACACAGCTACCAGCTCTGAACCTAATCCAGATAATGCCCTCTTATAATCTTGGCCAGTAGATCAATGTAACGTGTTCCTACGGTTGGAAAGGGTAAGGATGGTGAAGTAATGGGGTCAGGGTTGGGAAGGCAGGGACCGTGGCCTCATTCTGCAAGAAGGGGATTCTTCCACCGATATTTCTGCCACAGATATTATTTTCTCCCCCATGCCACATTCCAATTTGATCTTGAAAAGGCCTGGGTGAAGCATTGTTCTTATTACCATGAAAGCTATGCTAACTTTCATAAGCAAAGTCCTACTTGGCTAAAGATTGCTATCATCAATCTCCTAGAAAACCAGTCTCATAGAAAATTCCCCattaagcaacactggccagggcaccaatTAGATTTTTAAGTTGAAGACTTTAGTCACTCCAAAGATCACTCAAGGGAAGAGAATTTCTCTAATAAGATTCATATTCATATGTGCATACAAAACTCATTGTATGTCCCTCACACCCATTAACGGCATCTCTGGCTTTGAGATCATGGCCTTGGCCTGTAGGCCTTGCTCATTGTCCTAGCACCAAGAAAGCCTTCAAGCTCTCAGCAGGAACTGTAAATGGTCTTTTCCCATTATGCCCTCAGGTATAGCAAATGTGAGCTGGGGAAGAAGCACTGAAGTTCGTTACCTTTCACGATAGGGGCTGATATAATAGATTTCAAGGAAGTAGGAAATACACATGTTCCTCCATAGTTTGAAATTTCAGGGTGACCTACTAACTGTGATCACATGGGCGCTCCTTTGTAAgctaaagaaaaagcaaacagagctgcatgggcctaattttttttttttttttttagtaggaaAGGTGAGAATTTCCTGCCTAAACCATATAGCCCCATAGCTGGTTTTACCTAATGGGGTCATGGGGTTGGGAGGAATTAGGGGGTATCCAGTCAAATGGCCATACTCTTGGGCTCTAAATCCAGAAAGGGGTTTTTCATTGAACTTTATTGTGGGAATCTCAAAGTTCAGAAGCCTCATAAGTGAGAACCAGCCTCATCCTCGGACATGGCCCATGCATCCTACACTGCAGCCGTACTTAAAGTGTTTGCTGTTCCCAGAGCATGGCTTGTACTTGCAGGATGCCTTCATGCCTGCTTGATGCCATTTCTTCTGTCTGGATTGCCTCCTGTCTgcttggcaaactgcagctccaTTCTTCAATGCTCACTTGTAAAGTTCTCATGAAGCCTTGAGTAATCACTCCTCAGGCAAAATCAACCACCACCTCTTCTGTGCTCTCATAGGCTGTGGTCACAATGTGCACAGTGTTTGCATTGGCATAACTTGGGGACTTGCCTTTTTTTGGTCTTTCTAACTAGGTTATGTTCTCTTTAAGGTCCAAGAGAGGCAAGAATTTGTCTTATTTATCTGTTTAACAGTGTGGCCTGGAGGTGGAGAGGACAGACTCTGGAACCACACTGACTAGTTGGCTTTTGCATTTCCTAGTTCTGTGACTTCTGTGTCAGCTTCCTCGTCTGTACAATGGACGAATTCAAAACCTACCTCACGGAGTTGTTGTGAGAAGTAGATGGATTCATCTATGAAAAGGGCTTAGAAAAAACAATACCTGGCATATTGTATtagcttattattattatctcttttACATAATGTAATGCTTGGCCCAACACATAGATtagttactca
The sequence above is a segment of the Myotis daubentonii chromosome 5, mMyoDau2.1, whole genome shotgun sequence genome. Coding sequences within it:
- the TMEM154 gene encoding transmembrane protein 154 isoform X1 → MKAPRAALLCALTIALFLTGRAQESELPSSEATEESEGESTDVTQKVEPTDEDTPVISTVAALTTETVTEYENYTSIGEEDTQLELILMVLIPLVVLALLLLSVVLIVINYKRKKSKQELPSSQGSQSVLQTYELGGDNLKVPIFEEDTPSVMEIEMEELDKWMSMHRNADSECLPTLKEEKESNHNPSDNES
- the TMEM154 gene encoding transmembrane protein 154 isoform X2, giving the protein MKAPRAALLCALTIALFLTGRAQESELPSSEATEESEGESTDVTQKVEPTDEDTPVISTVAALTTETVTEYENYTSIGEEDTQLELILMVLIPLVVLALLLLSVVLIVINYKRKKSKQELPSSQGSQSVLQTCPREARICLIYLFNSVAWRWRGQTLEPH